In Pseudomonas sp. MTM4, one genomic interval encodes:
- a CDS encoding sodium-dependent transporter, whose product MTREKPKNLWLSRWGFILAATGSAVGLGNIWKFPYITGEYGGGAFVLMYLACILAIGIPVMMTEIAIGRRGRGSPIDAIGRAARENGSSPLWKGVGGMAMAAGFLILCFYVVVAGWAFAYTLKMLDGSLAATSVDGMAQVFEAHNGNPWQLGGWSLLVALLTLWIVAKGVQKGIENAVRWMMPGLAVLLLVLVGYAFTSGGFDQGFAFLFSFDTSKITGEALLAALGHAFFTLSLASGAILTYGSYLPDDKSIARTTFTVAIIDTCVALLAGLAIFPIIFANGMDPTAGPGLIFMSLPLAFQQMPFGTAFGVLFFAMVSLAALTSAISMIEATVAYLNEKHGISRLKAAIGSGAVLLVISLLAMLSFNLLSGWTPLGKNFFDWLDYLTSRWMMPLGGIFIVVFAGYALRSDIMRDELDLPPLGYALWLFMVRYVCPVLILMVFLHALGWLGFDPLVRWYWIVGAIGVLTILGEGLRPRVMPALAGR is encoded by the coding sequence ATGACCCGTGAAAAACCCAAGAACCTCTGGCTGTCCCGCTGGGGCTTCATTCTCGCCGCGACCGGTTCCGCAGTCGGCCTCGGCAATATCTGGAAATTCCCCTACATCACCGGCGAATACGGTGGTGGCGCCTTCGTGTTGATGTACCTGGCGTGCATCCTGGCCATCGGCATTCCGGTGATGATGACCGAGATCGCCATCGGCCGGCGTGGCCGCGGCAGCCCCATCGATGCGATTGGCCGCGCGGCGCGTGAAAACGGCAGCAGTCCATTGTGGAAGGGCGTCGGCGGCATGGCCATGGCGGCCGGCTTCTTGATCCTCTGCTTCTACGTAGTGGTCGCCGGCTGGGCCTTCGCCTATACCCTGAAAATGCTCGACGGCTCTTTAGCCGCCACCTCGGTCGACGGTATGGCGCAGGTATTCGAGGCGCACAACGGCAACCCCTGGCAGCTCGGCGGCTGGAGCCTGCTGGTAGCACTGCTGACACTGTGGATCGTCGCCAAGGGCGTGCAGAAGGGCATCGAGAATGCGGTGCGCTGGATGATGCCGGGACTCGCCGTGCTGCTGCTGGTCCTGGTCGGCTACGCTTTCACAAGTGGCGGCTTCGATCAGGGCTTCGCTTTCCTGTTCAGCTTCGACACCTCGAAAATTACTGGCGAAGCCTTGCTGGCCGCCCTCGGTCACGCTTTCTTCACGCTTAGCCTGGCGTCCGGCGCGATCCTCACTTATGGCTCGTACCTGCCCGATGACAAGTCCATTGCCCGTACGACTTTCACGGTCGCCATCATCGATACCTGCGTGGCATTGCTGGCGGGCCTGGCGATTTTCCCGATCATCTTCGCCAACGGCATGGACCCTACCGCCGGACCGGGGCTGATCTTCATGAGTCTGCCGCTGGCCTTCCAGCAGATGCCGTTCGGCACCGCCTTCGGCGTGCTGTTCTTCGCCATGGTTTCCCTCGCCGCGCTGACTTCGGCCATTTCGATGATCGAGGCCACTGTCGCCTACCTCAACGAAAAACATGGCATCAGCCGCCTCAAGGCGGCCATCGGCTCCGGCGCGGTCTTGCTGGTGATCAGCCTGCTGGCGATGCTCTCGTTCAACCTGCTGTCGGGCTGGACGCCGCTGGGCAAGAACTTCTTCGACTGGCTGGACTACCTGACCTCGCGCTGGATGATGCCGCTGGGCGGGATTTTCATCGTGGTCTTTGCCGGATACGCGCTGCGCAGCGACATCATGCGCGACGAGCTGGACCTGCCACCGCTGGGCTATGCGCTGTGGCTGTTCATGGTGCGCTATGTCTGCCCCGTGCTGATCCTGATGGTATTTCTGCATGCCCTCGGTTGGCTGGGCTTCGACCCGCTGGTGCGCTGGTACTGGATCGTCGGCGCCATCGGCGTACTGACCATCCTTGGCGAAGGCCTGCGGCCACGGGTGATGCCGGCGCTCGCAGGACGCTGA
- a CDS encoding sodium-dependent transporter → MTEKSSLAAGTLGGASVRTQQSAARGLWSSRWVFFLAATGSAVGLGNIWKFPYITGENGGGAFVLVYLGCILTIGIPLLMAEVLIGRRGRQNPAGAVANLAREAGASPNWRTVGWLGGFTGFLILSFYVVVAGWALAYVPTTLSGSFTGADAAASAALFDALLADPLRLVLYGSAVLAVTMLIVGLGVRDGLERALRFMMPGLFILLLGLVGYAAVAGDFARAVEFLFVPDFSALSAESMLLALGHAFFTLSLGCGAMMAYGSYLPKGVSIAKTSLLVALADTSVALLAGLAIFPLVFANGLEPGSGPGLIFVTLPIAFGQMPLGQLFGGLFFVMLVLAAVSSTISLSEPGIAWLNERFGISRAKAVLTTGAVLWLLSLASVFSFNHWADYQLFGRTFFDSMDYLTANWLMPLGGLGTVLFTGWVLKEKVVREAVGIVHPGWFRMWWNLLRFGTPVAIGLVFFNLIGVI, encoded by the coding sequence ATGACTGAAAAAAGCAGCCTCGCCGCCGGTACGCTCGGTGGCGCCTCCGTTCGTACTCAGCAAAGCGCGGCGCGTGGGCTCTGGTCCTCGCGCTGGGTATTCTTCCTGGCCGCCACCGGCTCGGCCGTCGGCCTCGGCAATATCTGGAAATTTCCCTACATCACCGGCGAAAACGGCGGCGGTGCCTTCGTACTGGTCTATCTCGGTTGCATCCTCACCATCGGCATTCCGTTGCTGATGGCCGAGGTGCTGATCGGCCGGCGCGGGCGGCAGAATCCGGCCGGTGCGGTCGCCAACCTGGCCCGCGAGGCCGGCGCCAGTCCGAATTGGCGTACAGTCGGCTGGCTTGGCGGATTCACCGGTTTTCTCATTCTGAGCTTCTATGTCGTGGTGGCTGGCTGGGCGCTGGCCTATGTGCCGACAACACTCAGCGGCAGCTTCACCGGCGCGGATGCGGCGGCCAGCGCCGCGCTGTTCGATGCGCTGTTGGCCGACCCGCTGCGGCTGGTGCTGTACGGCTCGGCGGTGCTGGCGGTGACCATGCTGATCGTCGGGCTCGGCGTGCGCGACGGGCTGGAGCGTGCGTTGCGTTTCATGATGCCGGGGCTGTTCATTCTGCTGCTAGGGCTGGTCGGCTATGCCGCTGTGGCCGGTGATTTCGCCCGGGCCGTCGAGTTCCTGTTCGTACCGGACTTCTCCGCACTGAGCGCAGAGAGCATGCTGCTGGCCCTCGGGCATGCGTTCTTTACCCTGAGCCTCGGCTGCGGCGCCATGATGGCCTACGGCTCGTACCTGCCCAAGGGTGTCTCGATCGCCAAGACCTCGCTGCTGGTGGCCTTGGCCGACACCTCGGTGGCGCTGTTGGCCGGGCTTGCGATCTTTCCGCTGGTATTCGCCAATGGCCTCGAACCGGGCTCCGGTCCGGGACTGATCTTCGTCACGTTGCCGATTGCCTTTGGCCAGATGCCGCTGGGCCAGCTGTTCGGTGGGCTGTTCTTTGTCATGCTGGTGCTGGCTGCGGTGAGCTCGACCATCTCCCTAAGCGAACCAGGCATCGCATGGCTCAACGAACGCTTCGGCATCAGCCGCGCCAAGGCCGTGCTGACCACCGGCGCCGTGCTCTGGCTGCTCAGCCTTGCCAGCGTGTTCTCCTTCAACCATTGGGCCGATTATCAGCTGTTCGGACGCACCTTCTTCGACAGCATGGACTACCTCACCGCCAACTGGCTAATGCCGCTGGGCGGGCTGGGCACGGTGCTGTTCACCGGCTGGGTGCTCAAGGAGAAGGTAGTGCGCGAGGCGGTTGGTATCGTTCATCCCGGCTGGTTCCGTATGTGGTGGAACCTGCTGCGCTTCGGCACGCCGGTGGCGATCGGGTTGGTGTTCTTCAATTTGATTGGGGTGATCTAG
- a CDS encoding Glu/Leu/Phe/Val dehydrogenase — translation MSVFTHPDFDNHEQVVFCHDKASGLRAIIAIHDTTLGPALGGCRMFPYASDDDAVRDVLRLSRGMTLKSSLAGLKLGGGKAVIIGDPHTGKSQALLHAMGDFVDSLGGRYITAADSGTGDAEMQAFAQRTRHVMGASPRTLLDGSIASGDPSPSTALGVFVGLKAAVQHRLGRDDLPGIKVAIQGVGHVGLGLARHLKQAGAELWVCDIFDANVQRAMEELGASAVRPHDIYGLDVDVFAPCAMGGILNAETLQSLRAPVIAGAANNQLASPEIGVELQRRNQLYAPDYAINAGGIIDVYYQRIGGSAAQTDAHVKGIGDTLREIFSRAAVSGEPTSVIADRLALERLQTGETLAQPSEQRLHA, via the coding sequence ATGTCCGTCTTCACCCATCCCGATTTCGATAACCACGAACAGGTGGTCTTCTGCCACGACAAGGCGTCGGGTCTGCGCGCCATCATCGCCATTCACGACACCACGCTCGGCCCGGCGCTGGGCGGTTGCCGGATGTTCCCTTACGCCAGTGACGACGACGCCGTGCGCGATGTGCTGCGCCTGTCCCGTGGCATGACGCTCAAATCGTCGCTGGCGGGCCTCAAGCTCGGCGGCGGCAAGGCGGTGATCATCGGCGATCCGCATACCGGCAAGAGCCAGGCGCTGCTGCATGCCATGGGCGATTTCGTTGACAGCCTCGGCGGGCGCTACATCACTGCGGCAGATTCGGGCACCGGCGATGCCGAGATGCAGGCCTTCGCCCAGCGCACCCGTCATGTGATGGGCGCATCGCCGCGCACGCTGCTCGACGGCAGCATCGCCAGCGGCGATCCATCGCCGTCCACCGCGCTCGGCGTGTTCGTCGGCCTTAAGGCAGCCGTGCAGCATCGGCTGGGACGCGATGATCTGCCTGGTATCAAGGTGGCGATCCAGGGTGTCGGTCATGTCGGCCTGGGCCTGGCCCGGCATCTCAAACAGGCCGGCGCCGAGCTGTGGGTCTGCGACATCTTCGATGCAAACGTACAGCGCGCCATGGAAGAGCTCGGTGCCAGCGCGGTACGCCCGCACGACATTTATGGCCTGGATGTGGATGTCTTCGCGCCCTGCGCCATGGGCGGCATCCTCAACGCCGAGACCTTGCAGAGTCTGCGTGCTCCGGTGATTGCCGGTGCGGCGAACAACCAGTTGGCAAGCCCGGAGATTGGTGTCGAGCTGCAGCGCCGCAATCAACTCTACGCGCCGGATTACGCCATCAATGCCGGCGGCATCATCGACGTCTACTACCAGCGCATCGGTGGCAGCGCGGCGCAGACCGATGCGCACGTCAAAGGTATCGGTGACACCCTGCGTGAGATCTTCAGCCGGGCCGCTGTCAGTGGCGAACCGACCTCGGTCATCGCCGACCGCCTGGCCCTCGAGCGGCTGCAGACCGGTGAGACCCTGGCGCAGCCGAGCGAGCAGCGCCTGCACGCTTAG
- a CDS encoding methyl-accepting chemotaxis protein translates to MVNSDEQASRTNSVAAAINELGAAAQEIARNAADASQQASGASHQAEDGRKVVEQNIVAMKQLSNNISASCTQIEALNSQTVGIGQILDVIKGISEQTNLLALNAAIEAARAGEAGRGFAVVADEVRSLAHRTQTSAQEIHGMIEKLQIGARDSVTTMTESQRQSEASVGIANQAGERLGSVTQSIGEIDAMNQSVATATEEQTSVIESLNMDITEINTLNQEGVENLQSTLRACGDLEQQAARLKQLVGSFRI, encoded by the coding sequence ATGGTCAACTCCGATGAGCAGGCCAGCCGCACCAACAGCGTGGCCGCCGCGATCAATGAGCTCGGCGCCGCCGCTCAGGAGATCGCCCGCAACGCCGCCGATGCCTCGCAACAGGCCAGCGGTGCCAGCCATCAAGCCGAAGACGGACGCAAGGTGGTCGAGCAGAACATCGTGGCGATGAAGCAGCTGTCGAACAACATCAGTGCGTCTTGCACGCAGATCGAAGCGCTCAATAGCCAGACCGTGGGCATCGGCCAGATTCTCGACGTGATCAAGGGCATCTCCGAACAGACCAACCTGTTGGCGCTCAACGCGGCCATCGAAGCGGCCCGCGCCGGTGAAGCCGGGCGTGGCTTCGCAGTGGTGGCCGACGAGGTGCGCAGCCTGGCCCATCGGACCCAGACCTCCGCGCAGGAAATCCACGGGATGATTGAAAAGCTACAGATCGGCGCGCGTGATTCGGTCACCACTATGACCGAGAGCCAGCGCCAGAGCGAGGCCAGTGTGGGCATCGCCAACCAGGCCGGCGAGCGCCTTGGCAGCGTGACCCAGAGCATCGGCGAGATCGACGCGATGAACCAGTCGGTCGCCACCGCCACCGAAGAGCAGACCTCGGTGATCGAGTCCCTGAACATGGACATCACCGAGATCAATACCCTCAACCAGGAAGGCGTGGAAAACCTGCAGTCAACCTTGCGTGCTTGTGGCGACCTCGAACAACAGGCCGCTCGCCTCAAACAGTTGGTCGGCAGCTTCCGTATCTGA
- the hppD gene encoding 4-hydroxyphenylpyruvate dioxygenase, which translates to MNAVTKIEQHNPIGTDGFEFVEFTAPNAEGIEQLRQLFNQMGFTETAKHRSKEVWLFQQNDINIVLNGSPSGHVREFAEKHGPSACAMAFRVKNAAQAATYVESQGAKLVGSHANFGELNIPCVEGIGGSLLYLVDRYGDRSIYDVDFEYIEGRTPNDNAVGLMCIDHLTHNVMRGQMDVWSGFYERIANFREIRYFDIEGKLTGLFSRAMTAPCGKIRIPINESADDKSQIEEFIREYHGEGIQHIALSTDDIYATVRQLRANGVDFMSTPDTYYEKVDTRVAGHGEPTEVLRELNLLIDGAPGTGKSGDDGILLQIFTNTVIGPIFFEIIQRKGNQGFGEGNFKALFESIEEDQVRRGVIGGE; encoded by the coding sequence ATGAACGCTGTGACCAAGATCGAGCAGCACAACCCCATCGGCACCGACGGTTTCGAGTTCGTCGAATTCACCGCGCCGAATGCCGAGGGCATCGAGCAGCTGCGTCAGTTGTTCAACCAGATGGGCTTTACCGAAACCGCCAAGCATCGCTCCAAAGAGGTTTGGCTGTTCCAGCAGAACGACATCAATATCGTGCTCAACGGCAGCCCCAGCGGCCATGTCCGCGAGTTTGCCGAGAAGCACGGGCCGAGCGCCTGCGCCATGGCGTTCCGGGTTAAGAACGCCGCTCAGGCCGCCACCTATGTCGAATCCCAGGGCGCCAAGCTGGTGGGCAGCCACGCCAACTTCGGCGAGCTGAATATTCCCTGCGTCGAAGGTATTGGCGGCTCGCTGCTGTATCTCGTTGATCGTTACGGTGACAGGTCGATCTATGACGTCGACTTCGAGTACATCGAAGGCCGCACGCCGAACGACAATGCCGTCGGGCTGATGTGCATCGATCACCTGACCCACAATGTCATGCGCGGGCAGATGGACGTCTGGTCCGGCTTCTACGAGCGCATCGCCAACTTCCGCGAGATTCGCTACTTCGATATCGAAGGCAAGCTCACCGGCCTGTTCTCCCGCGCGATGACCGCGCCGTGCGGCAAGATCCGTATCCCGATCAACGAGTCGGCGGACGACAAGTCGCAGATCGAGGAATTCATCCGCGAGTACCACGGCGAGGGCATCCAGCACATCGCCCTGTCCACCGACGACATCTACGCGACCGTGCGCCAGCTGCGCGCCAATGGCGTGGACTTCATGAGCACGCCGGATACTTACTACGAGAAGGTCGACACCCGCGTCGCCGGACATGGCGAGCCCACCGAGGTGCTGCGCGAGCTGAACCTGCTGATCGACGGGGCGCCTGGGACCGGAAAATCAGGTGACGACGGCATCCTGCTGCAAATCTTCACCAACACGGTGATCGGCCCGATCTTCTTCGAAATCATCCAGCGCAAGGGCAATCAGGGCTTCGGCGAAGGCAACTTCAAGGCGCTGTTCGAATCCATCGAGGAAGACCAGGTTCGTCGCGGCGTGATTGGGGGCGAGTAA
- a CDS encoding alpha/beta hydrolase yields the protein MKRLALVLIASVGAHLMPAAASTAQEWQAVTLSQAEQRLLHSTHTDRDYRIFVSQPQHEPPPGGYPVLYVLDGNALFPSLAIQAQALEARPDPTLRNSVLIVGIGYPGEGLYDFKARAGDYTPDAEDRQRLPGREPPPSGGAERFLEFIETELKPMIAERYPVDPARQTLFGHSYGGLFTLYTLLNRPQAFSGYVAASPLWYNGYIERSLATFEKGVKRHPVQARLLVTAGSAEEPAADDPLTDPRQRHMAERRMVGNARELAERLSAVSGLTVDLRINEGANHGTNAQYSTVQALELELAASTNMPATTKTGH from the coding sequence ATGAAGCGTCTCGCTCTGGTCCTGATAGCCAGCGTCGGTGCGCACCTGATGCCGGCAGCGGCGTCCACTGCCCAAGAGTGGCAAGCCGTGACACTGTCGCAGGCCGAGCAGCGTCTTCTGCACTCAACGCATACCGACCGCGACTACCGCATTTTCGTCTCGCAGCCACAGCACGAACCACCACCCGGCGGCTATCCGGTGCTCTACGTGCTCGACGGTAATGCACTGTTTCCTTCGCTGGCGATCCAGGCCCAGGCGCTGGAAGCCCGCCCCGATCCGACCTTGCGCAACTCCGTTCTGATCGTCGGCATCGGCTATCCGGGCGAGGGGCTCTACGACTTCAAGGCGCGCGCCGGGGACTACACACCCGACGCTGAGGACCGTCAGCGGCTGCCCGGCCGCGAACCGCCACCCTCCGGCGGCGCCGAGCGCTTCCTGGAATTTATCGAAACCGAGCTCAAACCGATGATCGCCGAGCGCTATCCGGTCGATCCGGCGCGGCAGACGCTGTTCGGTCACTCCTACGGCGGGCTGTTCACCCTCTACACGCTGCTCAACCGACCGCAGGCGTTCAGCGGCTACGTCGCCGCCAGCCCGTTGTGGTACAACGGCTATATCGAGCGCAGCCTGGCGACGTTCGAGAAGGGAGTGAAACGGCATCCCGTGCAGGCGCGCCTGCTGGTCACCGCCGGCAGCGCGGAAGAACCCGCCGCCGACGATCCGCTGACCGATCCACGCCAGCGCCACATGGCTGAGCGGCGTATGGTGGGCAATGCGCGGGAGCTGGCCGAACGCCTGTCAGCCGTGTCCGGACTGACGGTCGACCTGCGCATCAACGAAGGGGCCAATCATGGCACCAATGCGCAGTACAGCACGGTGCAGGCGCTGGAGCTGGAGCTGGCAGCCTCGACAAACATGCCAGCCACGACGAAGACGGGCCACTGA
- a CDS encoding DUF2218 domain-containing protein — MSQFHAVVPTPRAARNMTRLCKHFAHKGDVRFDEARAEIDFAFGNCQMRAEADRLLIDCQAEPGDAEKRLRFVIADHLQRFSGEEALLVDWQQGALPPADGVVP, encoded by the coding sequence ATGTCTCAGTTTCACGCCGTAGTCCCCACACCACGCGCCGCGCGCAATATGACCCGCCTGTGCAAACACTTCGCCCACAAGGGTGACGTGCGCTTCGACGAGGCCCGCGCAGAGATCGATTTCGCCTTCGGCAACTGCCAGATGCGCGCCGAAGCCGACCGTTTGCTGATCGATTGTCAGGCCGAGCCCGGCGATGCCGAAAAACGCCTGCGCTTCGTCATCGCCGATCACCTCCAGCGCTTCTCCGGCGAGGAAGCGCTGCTGGTCGACTGGCAGCAGGGAGCCCTGCCACCAGCGGATGGAGTGGTGCCATGA
- the maiA gene encoding maleylacetoacetate isomerase, translated as MDSNQAITADPSSAPATLKLYGYWRSSAAYRVRIALNLKGLAFENLPVHLVKDGGQQHSADYRALNPQGLVPLLVDDDERIGQSLAIFEYLEEIFPLPPLLPDDPADRARVRSLALHIACDVHPLNNTRVLQYLSGTLGVEAEVKNEWVRHWIATGLASVEQGLTPFEGRLSLGRRPGYLEACLIPQVYNARRFACDLTAYPRILEMVERCETLEAFAKAAPEVQPDAQ; from the coding sequence ATGGATAGCAATCAAGCGATAACAGCTGACCCATCAAGCGCGCCAGCAACGCTCAAGCTCTACGGCTACTGGCGCTCCAGCGCGGCCTATCGAGTGCGCATCGCTCTGAATCTCAAGGGGCTGGCGTTCGAGAATCTGCCGGTGCATCTGGTCAAGGATGGCGGCCAGCAGCATTCAGCTGACTATCGGGCCCTCAATCCACAAGGCCTGGTGCCGTTGCTGGTCGATGATGACGAGCGCATCGGCCAGTCGCTGGCGATCTTCGAATACCTGGAAGAAATCTTCCCGCTACCGCCGCTGCTGCCGGACGATCCCGCCGATCGCGCGCGGGTGCGCTCGCTGGCGTTGCATATCGCTTGTGATGTGCATCCGCTGAACAACACACGCGTGCTGCAGTACCTGAGCGGCACGCTGGGCGTGGAGGCCGAGGTCAAGAACGAGTGGGTCCGTCATTGGATCGCTACCGGCCTGGCGAGCGTCGAGCAGGGGCTAACCCCGTTCGAGGGCAGGTTGTCACTCGGCAGGCGTCCGGGTTACCTGGAGGCATGTCTGATTCCACAGGTATACAATGCGCGCCGTTTTGCCTGTGACCTCACTGCGTACCCGCGCATCCTCGAGATGGTCGAACGCTGCGAAACCCTCGAAGCCTTTGCCAAAGCAGCTCCGGAGGTGCAGCCCGACGCTCAATAA